Proteins encoded together in one Dermacentor variabilis isolate Ectoservices chromosome 2, ASM5094787v1, whole genome shotgun sequence window:
- the Dgkepsilon gene encoding diacylglycerol kinase epsilon isoform X2: protein MLLFIIFLIWRCFKKAPVYEVPAWDITKGHRWSVTDILSRTGYCSVCENLIVDGLFCDCCGMCVDHCCRGAADKNFGCKVLSCGGDSINHHWVKGNTSPNSRCTVCDELCGLEAALTDFRCCWCQRTVHTGCTGKLAEVCDLGRHRACVVPPYCVRLRMVGWKGRRHLVVRGVSPPSYSPWSPLIVVANRRSGNNDGEHVLSAFRGILNPAQVVDLNDLPPESALEWCHLIKGHTCRIIVAGGDGTINWIFTVIDRLKLEPLPPLCVLPLGTGNDFARVFGWGEGYSSSDINVIDVVDSINQAKVENIDRWRVHISPHRRLGFAPPCQEMYMTNYFSVGVDALVTLNFHKTRQSWLYFWKNRLFNKFLYITYGTRDLLEKKCRDLPRKVRLWLDGEPKNLEHLEAITVLNIPCWGAGVRPWHMGAGGQLAQPQRYDDGLVEVIGLYSSFHVAQLQVGISEPVRLGQAKEVKLELLEHLPVQVDGEPWEQGPATLLITFHCQAAVLVNQGEPQS, encoded by the exons ATGCTGCTATTCATAATCTTTCTCATATGGAGGTGCTTTAAGAAAGCTCCTGTCTACGAGGTGCCAGCATGGGACATCACCAAGGGACACCGTTGGTCTGTAACGGACATCCTTAGCCGCACAGGATACTGTAGCGTCTGTGAGAATCTCATTGTGGATGGCCTCTTCTGCGACTGCTGTGGCATGTGCGTGGATCACTGCTGTCGGGGTGCGGCTGACAAAAATTTCGGATGCAAGGTTCTGTCCTGTGGCGGCGATTCCATCAATCATCATTGGGTAAAAG GCAATACCTCTCCAAACAGCCGGTGTACGGTGTGCGACGAGCTGTGCGGACTGGAGGCAGCCCTGACTGACTTCCGGTGCTGCTGGTGTCAGCGGACGGTGCACACCGGGTGCACGGGCAAGCTTGCTGAGGTGTGCGACCTGGGGCGGCACCGGGCATGTGTGGTGCCACCATACTGCGTTCGACTGCGCATGGTTGGCTGGAAAGGGAGGCGTCATCTGGTTGTGCGCGGCGTCAGCCCTCCGAGCTACAGCCCCTGGAGCCCGCTCATTGTAGTGGCCAATCGTCGCAGTGGCAACAATGATGGCGAGCATGTGCTCAGTGCCTTCCGTGGCATCCTCAATCCAGCACAG GTGGTGGACTTGAATGATTTGCCACCAGAATCGGCACTCGAGTGGTGCCACCTGATCAAAGGTCACACATGTCGGATCATTGTGGCTGGGGGTGATGGCACAATCAACTGGATTTTTACTGTCATAGACAGGCTGAAGCTAGAG CCTCTTCCTCCTCTCTGCGTCCTGCCACTGGGCACTGGCAATGACTTTGCACGGGTCTTTGGCTGGGGCGAGGGCTACAGCTCATCAGACATCAATGTCATCGACGTCGTGGACAGCATTAACCAAGCTAAAGTGGAGAACATTGACCG GTGGAGAGTCCACATATCTCCCCACCGGCGATTgggatttgcaccaccatgtcaA GAAATGTACATGACCAACTATTTCTCTGTTGGCGTTGATGCCCTGGTTACCCTCAACTTCCATAAGACACGGCAGTCCTGGCTCTACTTTTGGAAAAATCGCCTTTTCAACAAG TTCCTGTACATCACGTATGGCACCCGTGACTTGCTTGAAAAAAAGTGCCGGGACCTTCCGCGCAAGGTGCGCCTTTGGCTGGATGGAGAGCCCAAAAATCTGGAGCATCTGGAGGCTATCACCGTGCTCAACATCCCTTGCTGGGGTGCAGGTGTACGACCATGGCACATGGGTGCAGGAGGTCAGCTGGCTCAGCCTCAGAG GTATGATGATGGTCTCGTCGAAGTAATAGGCCTCTACTCATCCTTTCACGTGGCACAGCTTCAGGTCGGTATATCTGAACCTGTACGACTTGGGCAAGCAAAGGAAGTCAAG
- the Dgkepsilon gene encoding diacylglycerol kinase epsilon isoform X1, producing MLLPISVALLSVESFARLSEVTVYLGMLLFIIFLIWRCFKKAPVYEVPAWDITKGHRWSVTDILSRTGYCSVCENLIVDGLFCDCCGMCVDHCCRGAADKNFGCKVLSCGGDSINHHWVKGNTSPNSRCTVCDELCGLEAALTDFRCCWCQRTVHTGCTGKLAEVCDLGRHRACVVPPYCVRLRMVGWKGRRHLVVRGVSPPSYSPWSPLIVVANRRSGNNDGEHVLSAFRGILNPAQVVDLNDLPPESALEWCHLIKGHTCRIIVAGGDGTINWIFTVIDRLKLEPLPPLCVLPLGTGNDFARVFGWGEGYSSSDINVIDVVDSINQAKVENIDRWRVHISPHRRLGFAPPCQEMYMTNYFSVGVDALVTLNFHKTRQSWLYFWKNRLFNKFLYITYGTRDLLEKKCRDLPRKVRLWLDGEPKNLEHLEAITVLNIPCWGAGVRPWHMGAGGQLAQPQRYDDGLVEVIGLYSSFHVAQLQVGISEPVRLGQAKEVKLELLEHLPVQVDGEPWEQGPATLLITFHCQAAVLVNQGEPQS from the exons ATGCTGCTCCCAATATCGGTGGCCTTGCTCTCGGTCGAAAGCTTTGCGAGATTATCTGAG GTTACAGTTTATTTAGGAATGCTGCTATTCATAATCTTTCTCATATGGAGGTGCTTTAAGAAAGCTCCTGTCTACGAGGTGCCAGCATGGGACATCACCAAGGGACACCGTTGGTCTGTAACGGACATCCTTAGCCGCACAGGATACTGTAGCGTCTGTGAGAATCTCATTGTGGATGGCCTCTTCTGCGACTGCTGTGGCATGTGCGTGGATCACTGCTGTCGGGGTGCGGCTGACAAAAATTTCGGATGCAAGGTTCTGTCCTGTGGCGGCGATTCCATCAATCATCATTGGGTAAAAG GCAATACCTCTCCAAACAGCCGGTGTACGGTGTGCGACGAGCTGTGCGGACTGGAGGCAGCCCTGACTGACTTCCGGTGCTGCTGGTGTCAGCGGACGGTGCACACCGGGTGCACGGGCAAGCTTGCTGAGGTGTGCGACCTGGGGCGGCACCGGGCATGTGTGGTGCCACCATACTGCGTTCGACTGCGCATGGTTGGCTGGAAAGGGAGGCGTCATCTGGTTGTGCGCGGCGTCAGCCCTCCGAGCTACAGCCCCTGGAGCCCGCTCATTGTAGTGGCCAATCGTCGCAGTGGCAACAATGATGGCGAGCATGTGCTCAGTGCCTTCCGTGGCATCCTCAATCCAGCACAG GTGGTGGACTTGAATGATTTGCCACCAGAATCGGCACTCGAGTGGTGCCACCTGATCAAAGGTCACACATGTCGGATCATTGTGGCTGGGGGTGATGGCACAATCAACTGGATTTTTACTGTCATAGACAGGCTGAAGCTAGAG CCTCTTCCTCCTCTCTGCGTCCTGCCACTGGGCACTGGCAATGACTTTGCACGGGTCTTTGGCTGGGGCGAGGGCTACAGCTCATCAGACATCAATGTCATCGACGTCGTGGACAGCATTAACCAAGCTAAAGTGGAGAACATTGACCG GTGGAGAGTCCACATATCTCCCCACCGGCGATTgggatttgcaccaccatgtcaA GAAATGTACATGACCAACTATTTCTCTGTTGGCGTTGATGCCCTGGTTACCCTCAACTTCCATAAGACACGGCAGTCCTGGCTCTACTTTTGGAAAAATCGCCTTTTCAACAAG TTCCTGTACATCACGTATGGCACCCGTGACTTGCTTGAAAAAAAGTGCCGGGACCTTCCGCGCAAGGTGCGCCTTTGGCTGGATGGAGAGCCCAAAAATCTGGAGCATCTGGAGGCTATCACCGTGCTCAACATCCCTTGCTGGGGTGCAGGTGTACGACCATGGCACATGGGTGCAGGAGGTCAGCTGGCTCAGCCTCAGAG GTATGATGATGGTCTCGTCGAAGTAATAGGCCTCTACTCATCCTTTCACGTGGCACAGCTTCAGGTCGGTATATCTGAACCTGTACGACTTGGGCAAGCAAAGGAAGTCAAG